The Candidatus Poribacteria bacterium nucleotide sequence TACGTGTTGGATTGTCGTAATAGTAGGGAATGGGCGGGAGATTTGCGGACGTGGGGTTGACGAGATTGATGGGTGATTGATGTTTCCCTACAGCACAGAGCATATATTTCGGACTAAGTTCCGCCCAAACGTCCGGTCCATTCTCCGGTGCGTAGCCCCATTCTATCTTCCCAGTGTCGGATGAGCCATTCCTTGTCTTTCCGCCACTTGTTATACACATAAAAATACACATAATGTTAATAAATGACTTTGTAATAGGATGCAAACCACATCCTAAAATTAGTTTTGCGGACTCCATGTAAATTATCTCGCACCCCTCTTTATCCGTAAGCCATTTCCGGATGTTTGCCAAGAACCCGCAACAGTCGTTCATCGGCACCTTCCAAGACGTAATCCGGCATACGGTAATTCAGGTAGGGCCAGAACCGCTGTGCGACAAAGCGTTGCCCGTAGACTTGATGAAACAGATAACGGACGCGATCCGTCTGGTTCGGTGCCCCTCGATGCCACGTCTGCCCATTAAGTAGGTAGAGATCGCCTGCTTTCATGAGGAGTGAAACAGGTGTTTTGCCATCAAAGGTTGGATGTTCCGAATCATCGGGTTGTTGTCCGGAGTAATGGCTACCCGGAACGAATTGGGACGGACCGTATTTAACATCATCTTGGTCGGTCAGTGCGATTTGCACGGACATACGAAGCACGGGCATCCGTAATCTCGGATCGTGCCGTTCCATCTCTGGTGT carries:
- a CDS encoding phytanoyl-CoA dioxygenase family protein; translated protein: MPIEQVLPAEPLPPDPLNTISEDFYQNGVTIIRNVLSREECERIVARVDEIFAEPYFMHKRNVKGSRQDGKDPIVVHRLFECDLMFRDLLVREPIISIAESVLGEHCHCIAQGCILNRKDLGINRFHIDDGVEFPITPEMERHDPRLRMPVLRMSVQIALTDQDDVKYGPSQFVPGSHYSGQQPDDSEHPTFDGKTPVSLLMKAGDLYLLNGQTWHRGAPNQTDRVRYLFHQVYGQRFVAQRFWPYLNYRMPDYVLEGADERLLRVLGKHPEMAYG